Proteins from a single region of Methanoculleus taiwanensis:
- the mgtA gene encoding magnesium-translocating P-type ATPase, translating to MGSDRAQKESMKEDEESPEFHAIPIETLLAGLKTSAAGLTSEDARQRHEVYGYNDISRIERQPIVIQYLAHFKNLLVVILLIAALVSAFVGQVLSAAIIGVIIVASVTLDFFQQYNAENAADLLRQKISTLATVTRDGKRQDVRITELVPGDIISLSAGDVVPADARVLEAWDFFVNQSVLTGEPYPVEKAAVPEGTEAPVIEAADYIFLGTSVVSGTAAAVVTRIGSGTEFGRIARTLVQRPPETEFERGLKQFSYLMTRFVFFLVIFVFFINALLKHNVLEALLFSIALAVGMTPELLPMILSLNLSQGSIAMSKKGAIVKHPESIQNIGSMDLLCTDKTGTLTENTIALVKHLDLEGNDSEKVLVYSYLNSAFQTGLKSPLDEAIIRYRQVEIAGYRKIDEIPFDFIRRRLSIAVTDESRTMLITKGAPEEILQVCSSAEQHDGRIGPLDDDVRERVNRLYRSLSADGFRTLAVGYRPLPGEVAAVSVDDETDMVLLGLIGFIDPPKESARESVQMLLAAGIELKILTGDNELVTRKICASIGLDIKGVLTGGEITHMDDEALARVVEDATVFARTNPIQKDRVMNALRRNGHVVGFIGDGINDAPSIRSADVGISVDTAVDIAKESADIILLEHDLRVLYDGVLEGRKTFGNTMKYILMGTSSNFGNMFSVAGASLFLPFLPMLPIQILLNNLLYSSSQFAIPTDNVDAEYIATPKTWNMQFIQKFILVFGPISSVFDYITFFILLSLFNADAPLFQTAWFIESICTQTLVVFVIRTRITPFYASRPSRLLLGSMALIVVVACIIPFTVIGSIFGFVHPPISFFAVLAGLVVGYLIVTDVAKRWFYRRYAHLFEKGVSRR from the coding sequence ATGGGAAGCGATCGAGCGCAGAAGGAATCGATGAAGGAGGATGAGGAATCCCCGGAATTCCACGCGATTCCTATCGAAACCCTGCTGGCGGGGCTCAAAACGTCGGCTGCCGGGCTCACGTCGGAGGATGCACGGCAGCGGCACGAGGTCTACGGCTACAACGACATCTCCCGGATCGAGCGGCAGCCGATTGTTATCCAGTATCTCGCACACTTCAAAAACCTCCTCGTGGTGATCCTCCTCATCGCCGCACTCGTCTCCGCGTTCGTCGGACAGGTTCTGAGCGCGGCTATTATCGGGGTCATCATCGTCGCGAGCGTCACGCTGGACTTTTTCCAGCAGTACAACGCGGAAAACGCCGCAGACCTGCTCAGGCAGAAGATTTCGACCCTGGCAACGGTCACGAGAGACGGAAAGCGGCAGGACGTCCGTATCACCGAGCTGGTGCCGGGGGATATCATCTCCCTCAGTGCGGGCGATGTCGTTCCTGCTGATGCCCGGGTGCTCGAAGCCTGGGATTTTTTTGTGAACCAGTCCGTGCTGACCGGCGAGCCGTATCCTGTTGAAAAGGCTGCCGTGCCGGAAGGGACCGAAGCGCCGGTTATCGAAGCTGCGGATTACATCTTTCTGGGTACGTCGGTCGTCAGCGGGACCGCCGCCGCGGTTGTCACCAGGATCGGTTCCGGGACCGAGTTCGGCAGGATTGCCCGGACGCTGGTTCAGCGTCCGCCCGAGACGGAGTTCGAGCGGGGTCTGAAGCAGTTCAGCTACCTGATGACGCGGTTCGTGTTCTTTCTCGTGATCTTCGTCTTCTTTATCAACGCGCTCTTGAAACACAACGTCCTCGAAGCGCTTCTGTTCTCCATCGCCCTTGCCGTGGGCATGACCCCCGAACTCCTGCCGATGATCCTCTCGCTGAACCTCTCCCAGGGCTCGATCGCGATGTCGAAGAAAGGAGCGATCGTCAAGCATCCGGAATCGATCCAGAACATCGGGAGTATGGATCTGCTCTGCACCGATAAGACCGGAACCCTCACCGAAAACACGATTGCGCTCGTCAAGCATCTCGATCTCGAAGGGAACGACAGCGAGAAGGTCCTGGTGTATTCGTACCTGAACAGCGCCTTCCAGACCGGACTCAAAAGCCCGCTCGACGAAGCGATCATCAGGTACCGGCAGGTCGAGATCGCGGGCTACCGTAAAATCGACGAAATTCCCTTCGATTTTATCCGGAGACGGTTGTCGATCGCCGTGACGGACGAATCCCGGACGATGCTCATTACCAAGGGTGCGCCCGAAGAGATTCTTCAGGTCTGTTCGTCGGCCGAGCAGCACGACGGCAGGATCGGGCCGCTGGACGACGATGTGCGAGAGCGGGTAAACCGCCTGTACCGCTCGCTCAGTGCGGACGGGTTCCGGACCCTCGCCGTCGGGTATCGTCCTCTTCCGGGGGAGGTCGCCGCCGTCTCTGTCGATGACGAAACCGACATGGTTCTCCTCGGGCTCATCGGTTTCATCGATCCGCCCAAGGAAAGTGCCCGTGAGTCCGTTCAGATGCTGCTAGCGGCCGGAATCGAACTGAAGATCCTCACCGGGGACAACGAGCTCGTAACGCGAAAGATCTGCGCATCTATCGGACTCGACATAAAAGGCGTTCTCACGGGCGGCGAGATCACGCACATGGATGATGAGGCTCTGGCACGAGTGGTGGAAGATGCGACCGTCTTCGCTCGCACCAATCCCATCCAGAAAGACCGGGTAATGAACGCTCTTCGGCGGAACGGCCATGTCGTCGGTTTCATCGGCGACGGGATCAACGACGCTCCGTCCATCCGATCGGCGGATGTCGGCATCTCGGTCGATACCGCCGTCGATATCGCGAAAGAGTCGGCGGATATCATTCTGCTCGAACATGACCTGCGCGTGCTCTACGACGGCGTGCTGGAGGGCAGGAAGACCTTCGGGAATACGATGAAGTATATCCTGATGGGAACCAGCTCGAACTTCGGCAATATGTTCAGTGTCGCCGGAGCGTCGTTGTTTCTCCCGTTTCTCCCCATGCTGCCGATCCAGATCCTGCTCAACAACCTCCTCTACTCGTCATCGCAGTTCGCCATCCCCACCGACAACGTCGACGCCGAGTACATCGCGACGCCGAAGACGTGGAATATGCAGTTCATTCAAAAATTTATCCTGGTATTCGGCCCTATCAGTTCGGTCTTCGATTATATCACGTTCTTCATCCTCCTCTCTCTCTTCAACGCCGACGCACCGCTCTTTCAGACCGCATGGTTCATCGAATCGATCTGCACCCAGACACTCGTGGTATTCGTGATCAGAACACGTATAACGCCATTCTATGCCAGCAGACCCAGCCGTCTCCTGCTGGGGAGCATGGCGCTGATCGTCGTCGTCGCCTGTATCATCCCCTTTACCGTCATCGGAAGCATCTTCGGGTTTGTCCATCCGCCGATCTCGTTCTTCGCCGTCCTGGCCGGGCTCGTCGTCGGATACCTTATCGTTACGGACGTTGCGAAACGGTGGTTCTACCGGCGGTATGCGCACCTCTTCGAAAAAGGCGTATCACGGCGCTGA
- a CDS encoding PAS domain S-box protein: MLWINPAMERLAGISAGDARGSDLLQFVAARVLPQADEACTDAVISSIRNRTDEHEITCRVAGPAGEAWYAYTSRQLGKGALAGIRIHRFREITREEKAAREHERCFGDLAFLSRAATGLAGLPPDADIFAAIGSYLHELAPDSIVIVSAADARAGTLTPRAIFGMEYCLPEVATLLGRDITGITLNLPRTIRDIMVRGEIEEIEGGLEAVALWQIPLDACRKLEEAGGLGAMYCIPFTWKGEVFGTAVILTRREGAPVHLGSLDTFKNLAAIAVQRHQAENELRRSEETFRALIEKTSDFILILDEQMKIRFASPPIERIDGISPEMLVGRSAFEMMLPEEVPRAEEIIADLVQRPGGSVPFEVRFRGMRGMHVIEAVITNLLDDPRIRGIVVNARDITRRKRAEEALQRAERDKALILNSTAEMFAYYDTDLRVLWVNQAAAAFIGRRPEDLVGHFCYEIWHGRTGVCQGCPVILARETGKPHETEITTPDGRVFFLRGYPVLDEEGTVIGLIEFGQDITDRKRAEQELRIKDLAIASSLNAITLTDPAQKVLYVNQAVLDLWGYAAPEDVLGRPVSIFWADPGDPEMVTDALRREGRWSGELPARRRDGTVFPVQVSVVQVTAEDGTPRISVGSAIDITEQKQAKEALEAANAYNRSLIEANLDPLVTIGSDGRITDVNTATEQVTGYTRDELIGTDFSDYFTDPAGARAGYRKVFAEGQVRDYPLEIRHRDGSTTPVLYNATVYRDEEGTVTGVFAAARDITERIRAEKAIQRRSTEISMLNRLIRVSASALTLDELLESALTTSLALFSFDVGAIYLLDRERNSAKLMRYRGAERAPGLKTVNVLHHPFDDIFVAGRFRSISAGPAIGEAEEEVLAAFGVSSLTWIPLVAESRVVGAMALGSVAGRQAFPDVRWLMEAISREIGAGILRAILYKQREAANQEANLYLDILTHDIRNVNTVATMYTDLLVDILEGDPKTYVLKMKGSIEKSTEILANVATIRKIHVERAPLKPIDLHGVVLAEQKNFPDTAITYENTAYTVQADDLLPEVFNNLIGNAVKFGGPDVAVTISAERSGDSVIVTVADTGPGIPDDLKEGIFHRFERGQTRARGEGLGLYICRKLMERYGGSIWAEDRVPGRSEKGAAFRFTLKEVRE; encoded by the coding sequence GTGCTCTGGATCAACCCGGCTATGGAACGTCTTGCGGGCATCTCCGCCGGGGACGCCAGAGGAAGCGATCTGCTGCAGTTCGTCGCCGCCCGGGTGCTGCCGCAGGCGGATGAAGCGTGCACCGATGCGGTCATCTCGTCAATCCGAAACCGCACCGACGAGCACGAGATAACGTGCCGGGTAGCCGGGCCGGCGGGTGAAGCGTGGTACGCATATACGAGCAGGCAGCTTGGGAAAGGCGCTCTCGCGGGCATCCGGATACACCGGTTCAGAGAGATCACGCGGGAGGAGAAAGCAGCGAGAGAACACGAACGGTGTTTCGGTGATCTGGCGTTCCTCTCCAGAGCCGCAACCGGACTTGCCGGACTGCCGCCGGATGCGGATATCTTCGCCGCCATCGGCAGCTACCTCCACGAGCTCGCGCCCGACTCGATCGTCATCGTGAGCGCTGCCGATGCCCGGGCCGGAACCCTGACGCCTCGCGCCATCTTCGGGATGGAGTACTGCCTTCCCGAGGTCGCCACGCTCCTCGGTCGGGATATTACCGGGATCACGCTCAACCTGCCCCGGACTATCCGGGATATCATGGTTCGCGGCGAGATCGAGGAGATCGAGGGGGGACTTGAAGCGGTGGCGCTCTGGCAGATTCCGCTGGACGCCTGCCGGAAGCTCGAGGAGGCCGGTGGGCTCGGGGCGATGTACTGCATCCCGTTCACCTGGAAAGGGGAGGTCTTCGGCACCGCCGTCATCCTCACCCGCCGGGAGGGAGCGCCGGTTCACCTCGGGTCTCTCGATACCTTCAAGAATCTGGCGGCTATCGCCGTGCAGCGTCACCAGGCCGAAAACGAGCTGCGCCGGAGCGAAGAGACGTTTCGGGCGCTTATCGAGAAGACCTCCGACTTCATCCTCATCCTCGACGAACAGATGAAGATCCGGTTCGCAAGCCCGCCCATCGAGCGGATTGACGGAATATCGCCGGAAATGCTGGTGGGGAGGAGTGCGTTTGAGATGATGCTGCCCGAAGAGGTGCCCCGGGCAGAGGAGATCATAGCGGATCTGGTGCAGAGACCGGGAGGCAGCGTGCCGTTCGAAGTCCGGTTCAGGGGAATGCGGGGCATGCACGTGATAGAGGCGGTTATCACAAACCTCCTCGACGACCCCCGTATCCGGGGGATTGTGGTAAACGCACGGGACATTACGAGACGAAAACGGGCGGAAGAGGCTCTACAGCGGGCGGAACGGGATAAAGCGCTGATCCTGAACTCGACGGCCGAGATGTTCGCCTACTACGACACAGATCTCCGGGTGCTCTGGGTCAACCAGGCTGCCGCCGCATTCATCGGCAGGAGACCTGAAGACCTGGTCGGGCATTTCTGCTACGAGATCTGGCACGGCCGTACGGGCGTCTGCCAGGGGTGCCCGGTGATCCTTGCCCGGGAGACCGGAAAGCCCCACGAAACGGAGATCACCACGCCTGACGGGAGGGTGTTCTTCCTCCGTGGGTATCCCGTGCTCGATGAGGAGGGGACGGTTATCGGGCTCATCGAGTTCGGGCAGGATATCACCGACCGAAAGCGGGCAGAGCAGGAACTGCGGATCAAGGATCTGGCCATAGCATCCTCGCTGAACGCCATCACCCTCACCGATCCCGCGCAGAAGGTGCTCTACGTCAATCAGGCCGTCCTCGACCTCTGGGGGTATGCCGCGCCTGAAGACGTCCTCGGAAGACCGGTCTCCATCTTCTGGGCAGATCCGGGGGATCCGGAGATGGTGACGGATGCCCTGCGCAGGGAGGGGCGCTGGTCCGGTGAGTTGCCGGCCCGGCGAAGGGACGGTACGGTATTCCCCGTGCAGGTCAGCGTCGTTCAGGTCACCGCCGAGGACGGCACGCCTCGCATCAGCGTGGGCTCAGCGATCGACATCACCGAGCAGAAACAGGCAAAAGAGGCGCTTGAAGCAGCAAACGCCTACAACCGGAGTCTCATCGAGGCCAATCTCGACCCGCTCGTCACCATCGGCTCCGACGGCAGGATCACCGACGTGAATACCGCCACCGAGCAGGTGACCGGGTATACACGCGACGAGCTGATCGGGACGGATTTTTCCGATTACTTCACCGATCCCGCAGGGGCGAGGGCAGGATACCGGAAAGTCTTTGCGGAGGGGCAGGTGCGGGACTACCCGCTGGAGATCCGGCACCGCGACGGATCGACGACCCCGGTGCTCTATAATGCCACCGTCTACCGCGACGAAGAAGGGACGGTCACCGGCGTCTTTGCGGCGGCACGGGACATCACGGAACGAATCCGGGCGGAAAAGGCAATACAGCGCCGCAGTACTGAGATCTCAATGCTGAACCGGTTGATCCGCGTCTCGGCATCGGCTCTTACGCTCGACGAGCTCCTCGAGTCTGCACTCACCACATCCCTCGCCCTCTTCAGCTTCGACGTCGGTGCTATCTACCTGCTCGACCGGGAACGAAACAGCGCAAAGCTCATGCGTTACCGGGGTGCGGAGCGGGCGCCGGGGCTCAAGACCGTCAACGTCCTGCACCACCCCTTCGATGATATCTTCGTTGCCGGCAGGTTCCGGAGCATCTCTGCCGGGCCGGCGATCGGTGAGGCGGAGGAGGAGGTTCTGGCTGCGTTCGGGGTCTCCTCGCTCACCTGGATCCCGCTCGTGGCCGAGTCAAGGGTCGTCGGGGCGATGGCCCTCGGGAGTGTTGCGGGCAGGCAGGCATTCCCGGACGTCCGGTGGCTCATGGAGGCGATCAGCAGGGAGATCGGGGCGGGGATTCTGCGTGCGATACTGTATAAACAGCGGGAGGCGGCAAACCAGGAAGCCAACCTGTACCTTGACATTCTCACGCACGACATCCGGAACGTCAACACCGTCGCCACCATGTATACCGACCTGCTCGTGGATATCCTCGAAGGAGACCCGAAGACGTATGTCCTGAAGATGAAGGGCAGTATCGAGAAGAGCACGGAGATCCTGGCGAATGTCGCCACGATCCGTAAAATCCATGTAGAACGTGCTCCGCTGAAACCGATCGACCTTCACGGGGTCGTCCTTGCCGAGCAGAAGAACTTCCCCGATACCGCGATCACCTATGAGAACACCGCTTACACGGTTCAGGCAGACGATCTCCTCCCCGAAGTCTTCAATAACCTCATCGGGAATGCCGTCAAGTTCGGCGGCCCTGACGTCGCCGTTACCATATCCGCCGAGAGATCCGGCGACAGCGTCATCGTCACCGTGGCCGATACCGGCCCCGGCATTCCCGATGACCTGAAGGAGGGAATCTTCCACCGGTTCGAGCGGGGGCAGACCCGGGCGCGGGGGGAGGGGCTCGGACTCTACATCTGCCGCAAACTCATGGAGCGTTACGGCGGGAGTATCTGGGCAGAAGACCGGGTGCCCGGCCGGTCGGAGAAGGGTGCGGCATTCCGGTTTACCCTCAAGGAGGTCAGGGAGTGA
- a CDS encoding condensation protein, translating into MVRLMPAAPVRHPAPTFDVFNVYFERIYDPTMHILFAFDGELDEAVMREATERLIAQNPYLRSRFAVVDGLPVWEEIPGEQWAGAFSLVPAGEDESEPLTVPPAPLDVRSGPQVRVTLYRRRDGDLLAVTCHHGFCDAHGAETIARQLFAVYRGILEDPAFLPAPTDAYDRSTDRILALYSEEERKQAQGEEEPFVDRWRFPVEAVGRGTPRIAYRTLSPERLQAAKAFGRRHGATVNDIIIGAFFLALMRICRDPSDSGAPRSILTSADLRSRYLDRPEACPPMNLSVAFEVSLSIPDGAELADLVGRVTAVMARHKAGSLGLASILFYEAIMAGGVPAVEAFFDGMMERYQESGQKNPVFSNLGIIDPDDYLPVPGKSGRALDLRDVRYLPCVCWPYGFLMTAATFRGRMTLTAAYEEGPYAAATVERFLGYVDEYLP; encoded by the coding sequence TATTTCGAGCGGATCTACGACCCGACGATGCACATCCTCTTCGCGTTCGACGGCGAGCTCGACGAGGCGGTGATGCGGGAGGCGACAGAGCGGCTGATCGCCCAGAACCCCTATCTCCGGTCACGATTCGCGGTGGTGGACGGCCTTCCCGTCTGGGAGGAGATCCCGGGAGAGCAGTGGGCGGGGGCGTTCTCCCTCGTCCCGGCCGGCGAGGATGAGAGCGAACCCCTCACCGTCCCCCCGGCACCGCTCGACGTCCGTTCAGGCCCGCAGGTGCGGGTCACGCTCTACCGGCGGCGGGACGGCGACCTGCTGGCCGTCACCTGCCACCACGGCTTCTGCGACGCTCACGGTGCCGAGACCATCGCACGGCAGCTCTTTGCGGTATACCGGGGTATCCTGGAGGATCCGGCGTTTCTACCGGCTCCCACGGATGCCTACGACCGGAGCACGGATCGGATCCTTGCGCTCTATTCGGAGGAGGAGCGCAAGCAGGCGCAGGGCGAGGAAGAGCCTTTCGTCGACCGGTGGCGTTTCCCGGTCGAAGCGGTCGGGCGGGGGACGCCCCGCATCGCGTACCGGACGCTTTCTCCCGAGCGCCTCCAGGCCGCAAAAGCGTTCGGGAGGAGGCACGGAGCCACGGTGAACGACATCATCATCGGTGCGTTTTTCCTCGCCCTCATGAGGATCTGCCGCGACCCGTCCGATTCCGGGGCACCCCGCTCGATCCTGACCTCGGCGGACCTTCGCAGCAGGTACCTCGACCGCCCGGAGGCGTGCCCGCCGATGAACCTCTCCGTCGCCTTCGAGGTTTCCCTCTCGATCCCGGATGGTGCGGAGCTTGCGGATCTCGTCGGCCGGGTGACGGCGGTGATGGCCCGCCACAAGGCAGGGAGCCTCGGCCTTGCGTCCATTCTCTTCTACGAAGCGATCATGGCGGGCGGGGTGCCGGCGGTGGAGGCGTTCTTCGACGGGATGATGGAACGGTATCAGGAATCCGGCCAGAAAAACCCGGTCTTCTCGAACCTCGGGATCATCGACCCCGACGACTACCTGCCCGTTCCCGGGAAGAGCGGCAGAGCCCTCGACCTTCGGGACGTCCGCTACCTCCCCTGCGTCTGCTGGCCGTACGGGTTCCTGATGACGGCCGCGACCTTCCGGGGCCGCATGACGCTCACGGCGGCGTACGAGGAAGGGCCGTACGCGGCGGCCACTGTGGAGCGGTTCCTCGGGTACGTGGACGAGTACCTCCCGTGA
- a CDS encoding ATP-binding protein, which translates to MKRKIIEIDEERCTGCGVCIPDCPEGALQIIDGKARLVSDLFCDGLGACIGTCPEGAIAVVEREAVPYDEKAVMGRIVPQGEAVIRAHLEHLLGHGEEGLYRQALEYLHENNIPIPEHTAASAPAACPGSAARSIAGPRTGEQVTRVASELRQWPIQLRLQNPAAAYFDDADLLISGDCVPFAYAEFHREFLRGKVAIIFCPKLDADIEEYIAKLAAILSQHTIRSVTVLHMEVPCCSGVRSILDQAMQRSGKEIPVREYTVTLQGEVVEGGMARRRR; encoded by the coding sequence ATGAAACGAAAGATAATCGAGATAGACGAGGAGAGATGCACCGGGTGCGGCGTCTGCATCCCGGACTGCCCGGAAGGAGCGCTGCAGATCATCGACGGAAAGGCACGGCTTGTCAGCGACCTCTTCTGCGACGGTCTCGGCGCCTGTATCGGGACCTGCCCGGAGGGGGCGATCGCCGTCGTCGAGCGTGAAGCCGTGCCGTACGACGAAAAAGCCGTGATGGGCAGGATCGTCCCCCAGGGCGAGGCGGTCATACGAGCGCACCTCGAGCACCTCCTCGGCCACGGGGAGGAGGGTCTGTACCGCCAGGCGCTCGAATACCTGCACGAAAACAACATTCCCATCCCCGAACACACCGCCGCGAGCGCCCCGGCGGCGTGCCCGGGCTCCGCGGCACGGAGCATCGCCGGCCCGCGTACCGGAGAGCAGGTCACACGGGTAGCGTCGGAGCTCCGGCAGTGGCCGATCCAGCTCCGGCTCCAAAACCCCGCTGCCGCGTACTTCGACGACGCCGACCTCCTCATCTCCGGCGACTGTGTTCCTTTCGCCTACGCGGAGTTCCACCGCGAGTTTCTGCGGGGTAAGGTAGCGATCATCTTCTGCCCGAAACTGGATGCGGATATCGAGGAGTATATCGCGAAACTTGCGGCGATCCTCTCGCAGCATACGATCCGATCGGTCACGGTGCTGCACATGGAGGTTCCCTGTTGCAGCGGGGTGCGCTCTATCCTCGATCAGGCCATGCAACGCTCGGGAAAGGAGATCCCGGTCAGGGAGTATACCGTAACGCTCCAGGGCGAGGTCGTCGAAGGGGGCATGGCCCGGCGCCGGAGATGA
- a CDS encoding DNA methyltransferase: protein MDKTITRSNISYLLQYGKVRKHTDTAAGGVRVDLDELAAYYEENRAREIAWREKLGDDLNWDLSFDRCTESETTKHVHRLHPYKGKFIPQLVEYFLDDRTDAFKTGVFFRKDDTVLDPFMGSGTTLIQAAEMGIHAVGIDISGFNCMIVRAKFTHGNPARINRSLEEALAGTTAFSCRNFDDDYDRQLKKKLAQFNKAHFPSPGFKRSVHGKPEEERAYGEEMLERFFRENASFFAKNETRDDARLIDEDGMAVFLAEWFNPRIRQEMACYLRLIDEVPDEDTRTLMRIVLSRTARACRATTHYDLGTLKERQVGPYYCYKHKKLCTPVGSILRHLRKNTRDTLDRLEAFAALRQEVEVAVLHGDSRTIGIPDAVRAENPDFAARIAKKRIDGVFTSPPYVGQIDYHEQHAYAYELFGIRRRDAEEIGALSSGTGSAARQQYVDGVGRVLSNVSRYVRDDGNFFVVANDRFNLYPAIATESGLAIVNEYRRPVLNRTERDRRPYAETIFHMVKE, encoded by the coding sequence ATGGATAAAACGATAACCCGATCCAATATCAGTTATCTGCTCCAGTACGGGAAGGTCAGGAAGCATACGGATACCGCCGCAGGCGGCGTCCGTGTCGATCTCGACGAGCTTGCCGCCTACTACGAGGAGAACCGGGCACGGGAGATCGCGTGGCGGGAGAAACTCGGGGACGACCTGAACTGGGATCTCTCTTTCGACCGCTGCACCGAGTCCGAGACCACAAAGCACGTCCACCGCCTGCACCCTTACAAGGGCAAGTTCATCCCGCAGCTTGTGGAGTACTTCCTCGACGACCGCACCGATGCGTTTAAGACCGGCGTCTTCTTCCGGAAGGATGATACCGTTCTCGACCCGTTCATGGGGAGCGGGACGACCCTGATACAGGCAGCGGAGATGGGGATACATGCCGTCGGGATCGATATCTCCGGATTCAACTGCATGATCGTCCGTGCAAAGTTCACGCACGGCAATCCGGCCCGGATCAACCGCTCCCTCGAGGAGGCACTTGCCGGGACGACGGCCTTCTCATGCAGGAACTTCGACGACGACTACGACCGGCAGCTGAAGAAGAAGCTCGCCCAGTTCAACAAAGCCCACTTCCCGAGCCCCGGTTTCAAGCGGAGCGTCCACGGGAAACCGGAGGAGGAGCGGGCGTACGGGGAAGAGATGCTGGAGCGGTTCTTCCGCGAGAATGCTTCGTTCTTTGCGAAGAACGAAACGCGGGACGATGCCCGCCTCATCGACGAGGACGGGATGGCGGTTTTTCTCGCGGAATGGTTCAACCCGAGGATCCGGCAGGAGATGGCCTGCTACCTCCGGCTGATCGACGAGGTGCCGGACGAGGATACCAGGACGCTGATGCGGATCGTCTTGAGCCGCACCGCCCGGGCATGCCGTGCGACGACTCACTACGACCTTGGAACCCTGAAAGAGCGGCAGGTCGGGCCGTACTACTGCTATAAGCACAAGAAGCTCTGCACGCCGGTCGGCAGCATCCTTCGGCACCTCCGGAAGAATACCCGTGATACGCTCGACCGCCTCGAGGCGTTCGCCGCACTGCGGCAGGAGGTCGAGGTCGCGGTTCTGCACGGCGACTCACGCACGATCGGCATCCCGGACGCGGTTCGTGCGGAGAACCCGGATTTTGCCGCCCGTATCGCAAAGAAAAGGATAGACGGGGTCTTCACCTCGCCGCCCTACGTCGGCCAGATCGATTACCACGAGCAGCACGCCTATGCCTACGAGCTCTTCGGGATTCGGCGCCGGGATGCCGAGGAGATAGGGGCGCTCTCCTCCGGTACCGGGAGTGCGGCGCGGCAGCAGTACGTGGATGGGGTCGGCCGTGTTCTCTCGAATGTAAGCCGCTACGTCAGGGACGACGGGAACTTCTTCGTCGTCGCGAACGATCGGTTCAACCTCTATCCGGCTATCGCCACCGAGAGCGGGCTTGCCATCGTCAACGAGTACCGGCGACCCGTGCTCAACCGGACCGAACGCGACCGCCGGCCGTATGCCGAGACGATCTTCCATATGGTAAAGGAGTAA